A genomic window from Caldicellulosiruptor kronotskyensis 2002 includes:
- a CDS encoding adenylate kinase, with the protein MRLILLGAPGAGKGTQAEYLSKRFSIPHISTGDILRENVKNETELGKKAKEYMDKGLLVPDEIVIEIVKDRLSKEDCKNGFLLDGFPRTIAQAEALDKVLEELGQKIDKVLNIEVPDEKILERMSGRRICKNCGASFHVIYRPPQKEGVCDVCGGELYQREDDKEETVKKRLEVYHAQTQPLIDYYKAKGLLVVAYGQEEIADTTKEVLKALGIE; encoded by the coding sequence ATGAGACTTATACTTTTAGGTGCACCGGGTGCTGGTAAGGGTACTCAGGCAGAATATTTGAGCAAGAGATTCTCAATACCTCATATCTCAACAGGTGACATTTTAAGAGAAAATGTAAAGAATGAAACAGAGCTTGGGAAAAAAGCAAAAGAATATATGGACAAAGGCCTTTTGGTTCCAGACGAGATAGTGATTGAGATTGTTAAGGACAGACTTTCAAAAGAAGACTGCAAAAATGGATTTTTGCTTGATGGTTTTCCACGCACTATTGCCCAGGCAGAGGCCCTTGATAAGGTATTAGAAGAGCTTGGACAGAAGATTGACAAGGTTTTGAACATTGAAGTTCCAGACGAAAAGATTTTAGAGAGAATGTCTGGGCGAAGGATTTGTAAAAACTGTGGTGCAAGCTTTCATGTCATTTACAGGCCACCACAAAAAGAAGGTGTATGTGATGTATGTGGTGGAGAGCTTTATCAAAGAGAAGATGATAAAGAAGAAACTGTCAAAAAGAGACTGGAAGTTTATCATGCACAGACACAGCCACTGATTGATTATTATAAAGCAAAGGGCTTACTTGTTGTGGCTTACGGGCAGGAAGAAATAGCCGATACAACAAAAGAGGTTTTAAAAGCGCTTGGCATAGAATAA
- the map gene encoding type I methionyl aminopeptidase, with protein MITIKSEAELDSMRAAGRIVAMVLKELEKLIQPGITTKELDEFAEEYIIKNGGIPSFKGLYGYPASICTSVNDEVVHGIPGMRRLEDGDIISIDVGVCVDGLHADAARTFAVGKISDTARFLIKVTEESFFEGIKNAVAGKRVGDISNSIQRYVESRGFSVVRDLVGHGIGRKFHESPQVPNFGKAGVGIRLIKNMTLAVEPMVNEGSYKVYTDKDGWTVKTLDGKLSAHYENTIIVTEGLPEIITL; from the coding sequence ATGATTACAATAAAATCAGAAGCTGAGCTTGACTCAATGAGAGCAGCTGGCAGAATTGTTGCTATGGTTTTAAAAGAATTAGAAAAATTAATACAACCAGGTATTACTACAAAAGAACTTGATGAATTTGCTGAAGAGTATATAATTAAAAATGGCGGGATACCATCATTTAAGGGACTGTATGGGTATCCTGCCTCCATATGTACCTCAGTCAATGACGAGGTAGTTCATGGAATTCCAGGTATGAGAAGGCTGGAAGATGGAGATATTATCAGTATAGACGTAGGAGTTTGTGTTGACGGACTTCATGCTGATGCTGCAAGGACCTTTGCTGTTGGAAAAATTTCCGATACAGCAAGGTTTTTGATAAAGGTTACAGAAGAAAGCTTTTTTGAAGGTATTAAAAACGCGGTTGCTGGCAAGAGAGTAGGAGATATTTCAAATAGTATACAAAGATATGTTGAAAGCCGTGGCTTCAGTGTTGTGAGGGATTTGGTGGGGCATGGAATAGGTAGAAAATTTCATGAGTCACCTCAGGTCCCTAACTTTGGCAAGGCTGGAGTTGGGATAAGGCTTATCAAGAACATGACCTTGGCGGTTGAACCTATGGTAAATGAGGGAAGTTACAAGGTGTATACTGACAAGGACGGTTGGACTGTAAAGACGCTCGATGGTAAGCTCTCTGCTCATTATGAAAATACCATAATCGTAACTGAGGGCTTGCCAGAGATAATTACATTATGA
- a CDS encoding KOW domain-containing RNA-binding protein: protein MDLQIGQIVLSKMGRDKNRFFIIFDITDDGYVYLVDGKLRKIKKPKKKKIKHIAPTKFVSEEIKEKILKKKLTDAEVAKVIEEFENRKE, encoded by the coding sequence ATGGATCTTCAAATAGGGCAGATTGTTCTGTCCAAAATGGGAAGAGATAAAAACAGGTTCTTTATTATATTTGACATAACCGACGATGGTTATGTGTATCTTGTAGATGGGAAATTGAGAAAGATTAAAAAGCCCAAGAAGAAAAAGATAAAACACATAGCACCCACAAAGTTTGTCTCAGAAGAGATAAAAGAAAAGATACTCAAGAAAAAACTTACTGATGCAGAGGTTGCAAAAGTGATAGAGGAATTTGAGAATAGAAAAGAGTAG
- the infA gene encoding translation initiation factor IF-1, whose translation MSKEDVIELEGTVVEALPNAMFQVQLDNGHKVLAHVSGKLRMNFIRILPGDRVVVQLSPYDLTRGRIVWRSK comes from the coding sequence TTGTCCAAGGAGGATGTAATTGAATTAGAAGGGACTGTGGTTGAGGCACTGCCAAACGCAATGTTTCAGGTCCAGCTTGATAATGGGCACAAAGTCCTTGCCCATGTGTCAGGAAAACTTAGAATGAACTTTATAAGAATACTTCCGGGTGATAGGGTAGTTGTTCAGCTATCACCGTATGATTTGACACGAGGTAGAATTGTGTGGAGGTCAAAATAA
- the rpmJ gene encoding 50S ribosomal protein L36, with protein sequence MKVRPSVKPICEKCKVIKRKGKIRIICENPKHKQRQG encoded by the coding sequence ATGAAGGTCAGACCATCTGTGAAACCAATATGTGAAAAGTGCAAGGTTATCAAAAGAAAAGGTAAGATAAGAATAATCTGCGAAAATCCAAAGCACAAACAAAGACAAGGTTAA
- the rpsM gene encoding 30S ribosomal protein S13, translating into MARIAGVDLPREKRVEIALTYIFGIGLSRSKQILRDTGVDPNKRVKDLTDDEVAKIRDYIDKNFKVEGELRAEIARNIKRLIDIRCYRGLRHLRGLPVRGQRTRTNARTRKGPRKTVGVMRKKS; encoded by the coding sequence ATGGCACGAATTGCAGGTGTAGATTTACCAAGAGAAAAGAGAGTGGAGATAGCTCTGACATATATATTCGGGATTGGTCTTTCAAGGTCAAAACAGATTTTAAGGGATACTGGGGTTGATCCAAACAAAAGAGTAAAAGACCTCACTGACGATGAGGTAGCTAAAATCAGAGACTATATAGACAAGAATTTCAAGGTTGAAGGTGAACTGAGGGCTGAAATTGCAAGAAACATAAAGAGATTAATTGATATAAGATGTTACAGAGGTTTGAGACATTTAAGAGGTCTTCCTGTTCGTGGTCAGAGGACAAGAACAAATGCAAGAACAAGAAAAGGTCCAAGAAAAACTGTTGGTGTCATGAGAAAGAAATCATAA
- the rpsK gene encoding 30S ribosomal protein S11, which translates to MARPARRTVRRSERKNVEKGIAHIHSTFNNTIVTITDPSGNAIAWASAGTCGFSGTKKGTPFAAQLAAEKAAKMAMDHGMRTVEVYVKGPGAGREAAIRALQAAGLEVTLIKDVTPIPHNGCRPPKRRRV; encoded by the coding sequence ATGGCAAGACCAGCGAGAAGAACTGTCAGACGTTCAGAGAGAAAGAATGTTGAAAAAGGTATTGCACACATTCATTCAACATTCAATAATACAATTGTTACAATTACTGATCCATCGGGCAATGCAATTGCATGGGCAAGTGCAGGAACATGTGGCTTTTCAGGAACTAAAAAGGGCACACCGTTTGCTGCTCAGCTTGCGGCTGAAAAGGCAGCAAAGATGGCAATGGACCACGGTATGAGAACTGTTGAAGTTTATGTAAAAGGACCGGGTGCAGGCAGAGAAGCTGCAATACGAGCTCTTCAGGCAGCAGGGCTTGAAGTAACACTTATAAAGGATGTTACTCCAATTCCGCACAACGGTTGCAGACCGCCAAAGAGAAGAAGAGTATAA